The Parafrankia irregularis DNA segment GTGTCTGGTTTCCTGTCACCTGCCGCATGGTCAGGCGGTGAGCCGGCGTCGAGCGGTGAGCCGGCGTCAGGCGGTGAGCTGGCGGAGCGTGGTGAGGATGGCCTCGTAGGCCAGCGCGCTCGCGGTCTGCCAGTCCCGCCGGGCGTCGGTGACGACAGCAGCCGTGAAATGCGAGCTGAGATGGGCGCTGACGGTCGTGACCAGCTTCGCGGGCGGATCCTGGCCGCCGCCGCTCGCCTGCCAGAGCGTCTGGGTGATCTCGCTGATCCGGGAGTGCCACTGGTGGAGCAGGTCGGCCTGCACGGCCGCGAGGTCCGGCGGCAGTTCGGACCGTGACGCCAGCTCCCAGTAGCCGGGGCCGATCGAGTCGTTCATCCGGTGGGCCGCCTCGCAGGTCGCTCGCAGCCAGTGCTCGGTGCCCCCCTCGTACGCGGGCAGCTCCCGCAGGTAGGCGTCCATCGCCGTGCGGAAGCCGCTGGCGATGAGCTTCTCGCGGGTGCCGAAGAGACGGAACAGGGTGCGGCGGCTGACGCCGGAGGCCTCGGCCAGCTGGTCCATCGTCGCGTCGAGACTGTTCTCGATGACGAAGCGCCGGGCAGCCGTGAGCACATGGTCAAGCGCGGCCTGCCGCTTGGCCTCGGCGAGCGGCCGTTCAGTCACGGTCATTCATCCACGCTAGCTCCCGACACTTATCGGTGCCATTGCTGGCACTGGTGAATGTCAAGATTTGTTGTGCCGTTTGGCCGTGTTGCCGGGCCGAGTGGGCACCGTCTCGCGGTCGGTCCCGTCGGCGGGGCCCGGTCGCCCACCGAAGGGTCGCTTGCGGGTGAGCAGTGGCGGGTGCGACGGTGGGCGGAGCAAGCGACTGTCGATCGGCCGCCTTTCACGGCCTGCGGGGGAATCGCCATGACATCGACTGCGCCCGCGGGGCCCGCTGACCCGGCGCCCGACGAGGCCGGCACCGGCACCGACGTCGGGCCGCGGCGCCACATCGTCGCAGAGCTCGGCATGCAGACGTCCGGTGAGGGCACGACGCGGCGCGGCCAGGCGGAGGTCAGGCCCGAGGTGTGCCTGCCGGGAACCTCGCTGCTGCGGACGTCCGTGCTCGCGACCTGGGCGGACGTCCTGGCCGGCTCGGTGGCCGCGCAGGCGAGGTACCCACGCATCTCGGTCACGCTGGAGCTGGAGGTGCAGGTCCGCCGCACGCCGCGGGTCGGTGACCGGGTGGAGGCCGTGGCCACCGCGATCAAGATCGGTCAGACCGTGACGGTGTGCGAGACCCGCTTCTTCGACGGTCGCACCGGGGAGCTGGCGGCGCTGTCGTACGCGTCGTTCGTCGTCTCGCCGAACCCGGCGCAC contains these protein-coding regions:
- a CDS encoding PaaI family thioesterase → MTSTAPAGPADPAPDEAGTGTDVGPRRHIVAELGMQTSGEGTTRRGQAEVRPEVCLPGTSLLRTSVLATWADVLAGSVAAQARYPRISVTLELEVQVRRTPRVGDRVEAVATAIKIGQTVTVCETRFFDGRTGELAALSYASFVVSPNPAHVFPAGFPKLSPASTVLTEPLADRVGRTVTKPGEIEMPRRLDGLNSSGAIQGGLVAFAAEEAVLSLLDEPADLCSLNVRYLRPISTGPARATARLHGGFADVEITDAGTGKLTTLVTARLPTPD
- a CDS encoding TetR/AcrR family transcriptional regulator, yielding MTERPLAEAKRQAALDHVLTAARRFVIENSLDATMDQLAEASGVSRRTLFRLFGTREKLIASGFRTAMDAYLRELPAYEGGTEHWLRATCEAAHRMNDSIGPGYWELASRSELPPDLAAVQADLLHQWHSRISEITQTLWQASGGGQDPPAKLVTTVSAHLSSHFTAAVVTDARRDWQTASALAYEAILTTLRQLTA